One Cryptomeria japonica chromosome 9, Sugi_1.0, whole genome shotgun sequence genomic window carries:
- the LOC131047068 gene encoding uncharacterized protein LOC131047068, whose amino-acid sequence MGSIEVVVKEFYDPLNERITEKMLRFINVTAGVELASAVPTRGLPYVDSPTPMFVALAAYLVGVCGGSLWIKIAGLKPRTVEPNWLRLLVVLHNAFCLILSVYMCSGIVAQSIHLKYSVWGNAYKDDEKEMAYFIYLFYMSKIVELMDTMIMVLKRNVRQITVLHVYHHVSIAIIWWIIAHHAPGGDAYFSAAMNSAVHVVMYFYYLLSSILRNKEIRQKYLFWGRYLTQIQMLQFGVNMVHAYYCVKTQAPYPRFLCKILFYYMISLVVLFYNFYLQKYNSKSYVKQSKLE is encoded by the exons ATGGGATCTATTGAAGTGGTTGTGAAGGAATTCTATGATCCATTGAATGAGAGAATTACAGAGAAAATGTTGCGGTTTATTAATGTGACCGCGGGTGTGGAGTTGGCCAGCGCGGTTCCCACACGCGGTTTGCCATATGTGGACAGTCCCACTCCGATGTTTGTTGCTCTGGCTGCTTATTTGGTGGGTGTCTGTGGTGGATCGCTGTGGATTAAGATTGCAGGGCTTAAGCCCAGGACTGTCGAGCCCAACTGGCTCAGGCTCCTTGTCGTGCTGCACAATGCTTTTTGTTTGATACTCAGTGTGTATATGTGCTCCGGCATTGTTGCGCAATCTATACATCTCAA ATATTCTGTTTGGGGCAATGCTTACAAGGATGATGAAAAGGAG ATGGcatacttcatctaccttttctacATGTCCAAGATTGTTGAGCTGATGGACACG ATGATAATGGTGCTAAAAAGAAATGTTCGCCAGATCACTGTACTTCATGTATATCACCATGTTTCTATTGCTATTATTTGGTGGATCATTGCCCATCATGCACCAGGAGGAGATG CATACTTCTCTGCAGCGATGAACTCGGCAGTTCATGTAGTTATGTACTTTTATTATCTGCTTTCATCAATTTTAAGAAACAAAGAAATACGTCAAAAATACCTCTTCTGGGGAAG ATATCTCACCCAAATCCAAATGCTGCAATTTGGTGTGAATATGGTTCATGCTTACTACTGTGTGAAAACACAAGCTCCATATCCCAGATTTTTATGCAAG ATTCTGTTTTACTATATGATCTCATTAGTGGTATTGTTCTACAACTTCTACCTGCAGAagtacaactccaagtcatatgtgaaGCAATCGAAGCTTGAGTAA